From the Scophthalmus maximus strain ysfricsl-2021 chromosome 11, ASM2237912v1, whole genome shotgun sequence genome, one window contains:
- the LOC118299484 gene encoding T-cell surface glycoprotein CD3 epsilon chain-like, with the protein MRVGRVLAVLLLFLAPATAQDVTFEGKQFKMTCPNDDGKWYKNDKELDEGLTLTLDYDSDTKGSYRCDYKVDETDRTYYFYVKGKACANCVELDASSFGLVIAADMAGTVVLMAIIYKCTKKRSSAGPTPSSKAPARSGGRAPPVPSPDYETLNAHTRSQDPYSVVNRTG; encoded by the exons ATGCGCGTTGGCCGTGTGCTCGCCGTGCTCCTCCTGTTCCTGGCCCCCGCGACGGCCCAGGATG tAACATTCGAAGGGAAACAGTTCAAGATGACCTGTCCGAATGATGACGGGAAATGGTACAAGAATGACAAAGAGCTGGATGAGGGTCTAACCTTGACACTCGACTACGACAGTGATACCAAAGGCTCGTACCGCTGTGATTACAAAGTTGATGAGACGGACAGAACATACTACTTCTACGTGAAAGGAAAGG CGTGCGCCAACTGCGTCGAGCTGGACGCATCGAGCTTCGGCCTGGTCATCGCTGCGGACATGGCCGGCACCGTGGTTCTGATGGCGATAATCTACAAGTGCACCAAGAAGAGGAGCTCGGCCGGGCCGACGCCGTCGTCCAAAG CACCAGCTCGTTCGGGAGGCCGGGCTCCACCCGTCCCATCTCCGGACTATGAG ACGCTGAACGCTCACACCCGCTCCCAGGACCCTTACTCTGTGGTGAACAGGACGGGATAG